The nucleotide sequence ACTCCGACCAGGGAGCTCGCGCGTCAGGTCCTGGAGGAGTTCGATCGCGTGCAGCCCCGTGACGGCGGACAGCTGCGTGCCGCGCTCGTGTACGGTGGCGTCAAGTACGCGCCGCAGATAAGCGCACTTAAAGATGGAGCGCAGCTCGTGGTCGGAACGCCCGGGCGTGTGATCGACCTGCTCGAACAGCGGCACATGTCGCTGGCGAACCTTCGCATTTTCGTCCTCGACGAGGCGGACGAGATGTTATCAATGGGCTTCTATCCCGCGATGCAGGTGATGCAGCGATATCTGCCTCCCGTTCGCAACTCGTATATGTTCAGTGCGACAATTCCCATCCGGGTTCAGAATCTGGCTGAAGAATTTCTTTCAGATCCTGGCTTCCTCGGTCTCTCTGCGGGCGACGAGTCTGTCGCCACAAGCCAGCATCGCTATTACATCGTCGACCCGATGGCGAAGAACAGATCGCTCATCGCTTTGATCGAAATGGAGAACCCGGAGTCGGCGATCATCTTCGCGAACACGAAGCGCGATGTAGAATACCTCAGCGCGTTCTTGCAGAACTACGGACATGATGCCGACGGAATATCGGGCGACTTGACGCAGTCCGCACGGGAAGCCGTAATGCAGCGAGTGAAGGAGGGGTCACTTCGATTTCTGGTTGCAACAGATGTCGCCGCACGTGGAATTGACGTCTCGGATCTCAGTCACGTCTTCATGTATGACGTTCCCGAGAATCACGAATACTACATCCATCGCTCCGGTCGAACCGCGCGCGCCGGTCGAACAGGTACCGTGATTGTGCTCGCGACCCTGCTCGAGCATAGCGGACTGCAGTCGATCGCCAAGCGATACGGGATCGAACTCGAAAAGAGGGAAATACCGACTGAGGAAGAGGTCGGCGAGTGCGTCTCTGAGAGGATGACTATCTTGCTTGAAGATGCGTTCCGGGGCAGGACCCGGATGGAGAAGGAGCGGATGAAGCGGTTCATTCCAATGACCCGTCAGTTGGCCGAGGAGGAGCCCGAGTTGCTCGCAATGCTCGTGGATCGACTGTATCACGAACAGCTGCATAGACCCGACGACATGTCTGGCAACGATCCGCCCCCCAGGCGCGCTGAGCCACAGCGGAAGCCACCGAGGAATAAGGGCCGGCGGGATTCCCGAAACTAATACTGTCCTAGTTTCGAATCTCGAATCGTAATCCTGCTTCCTGCAGTCGTGCGAGTAGGGAGGGTCCCATGGCAGCGGCAGGCGTCAAGACCCCACCCGCACACGAGAGGTCGTCCTGCGCCAGGCAAAGGGCCGACTCGGCCAGCATCTTCGCCGTCTCCGAATAACCGGGATCAGTGTCAGCGCGAATGCGACTGCTGATCACCAGATGTTCTCCCATTTCATCTTCAGTCCGACCGGTCAGACGCATCTCGAAATTGCCCGCCGCCCGCCGAGTCGCGCTCGGACCTTCACCTGGTTTCGGCAGGACGGTTTTCTTTAACAGTGACCTGACCAACCTGAGTCGGACGGTCAACTGCAGCAAGGCGAAGAAGGTGGATGCACCCCATGCCTTCATCATGCCCGTCCGTCCTGAGCCGTAACACACCGACTCGGAATAGAGAAACTCTCGACCCCAGACATCGTCAAGCAGCGCGTTCGTTCTACGGACTACCCGCGTATTGATTCGACCCATAAGGAACGGTGCCGTCCAGCAATTCGCCAGGGTGTTGAAGCGGACTCCTGTTGCATCCGGTGCCTCCGGTCCATATCGCAGCTCGGATGGATTCAATGCGTACGGGTCGTGCGCGAGATCCCGAATATCCGAATCGCGGATGGCTGACTCGACAAAGTTAAGCATGCTGGATACCGTGCCGCCGCTTACGCCGCCTTTGACCGACAACAGGCAGAGAATGATCTCCTTGCAGAACAGGCCCGTGCGCCTATGCATCTCATCCTGCAACATCATGACACCCAGATCGGATGGGACGGAATCAAAGCCGCAAGAATGAACGATCATTGCTCCGGACGCGAGCGCACTCTGATGGTGAGCGTCAATCATGTCTCGGATGAATGGCACCTCTCCGGTCAAATCGCAATAGTGCGTGCCTGCTGAAGCGCAGGCCGCCACGAGGGGACGTCCGTACAGGTCGTATGGCCCAACGGTTGTACAGACGACGCGTGATCTCGCCGCAAGAGCGTTCACAAACTGACGGTCCAGGCCGTCGCCTACGAGGAGAGGGAGTCCGAGAGCCTCCGGATCAATGCGGGCCAGTGCATCCCGAACCTCTTCGATTCGGGCTCGGCTCCGTCCGCCCAGAGCGATCTGCAACGTCCGCGTACTCCCTTTTCGCACCAGGTACTCGGCAACGAGGCGGCCCGTGAACCCCGATGCGCCCCACAGCACTATGTCGAATTCGCGTCCGTTCATGTATTCGCTCGGACATGACAATAAGAGCTGTCCGGTGCCCCCAATGTAGGAAAATACCCGTCGCGGATACTCAAGGTCACCTCCTACCCGCGGTGTCAGTTCGTCCGTAATAATGTGCCGCATCGACTCACGTTCAATAACCCCCGCCCGCCATGAAAGCCATCCTGCTGATCCCGCTGGCGATCGTCATAGGACTGTCTCTGACGCTATCCGGAGATCTTCCAACGCAGACTTCGACCCTGTTTGCGGGATCAGGAAGATGTGAGTCCTGTCATTCGGCATCCTCCGACCTCACAGGAGCAATGCGCGACACCGAGGGTTCTGATATCTCACCGATCTCGCTATGGCGCTCGACGGTCATGGCCAACGCGGCTAAAGACCCGATCTGGCAGGCGAAAGTCGAAGCGGAAGTATCCGTATTTCCGACGCTGCAATCGATAATAGAAGACAAGTGCACTACGTGCCACATGCCGATGGCGAGAACCGAAGCGATTTTCTCGGGGGCCCAGTCGTACGCGATGGCCGACGGCCTCACCGACCCTCTCGCAATGGACGGTGTAAGCTGCACGGTTTGTCACCAGATTCAGTCCGGTAACCTGGGTCTGCCCGCAAGTTTCAGCGGTGGCTTCGCCATCGATGACAGACGGGAAATCTACGGTCCGTACGACGACGTCCAGTCAGCCGTGATGGAAGCCTCCGTCAATTACTCGGCAGTTCAGGGATTGCACCTGACCCAGTCCGCACTCTGCGCCTCGTGTCACACGCTGTTCACGCCGACCATCGACAATAGCGGACAGCCTGCAGGTGAGATTGCGGAACAGACAACGTATCTCGAGTGGCGTAACAGTTCGTACCCGGACAACAACGTGCAGTGTCAGACCTGCCACATGCCGGAGGTAGAAGTACCGACTGCAATTTCGACCGTACCTGGTATGCTGCCGGCCCGGAGTCCATTTTCGCGTCACTATTTCGTGGGTGGAAATCGCACGCTCCTGGAGATACTCAAGGAGAACGGGGACGAGATCGGCGTGACTGCCGACACCGTGTTGGTTGACAGCACGCTGGCCAGGACGGTCAGTCAGCTCCGAAACCGTACCGCCGAACTGAAGGCAACGTATTCGTGGCCGAACCCGGATACCCTTGAGGTGACGCTAGACGTCACAAACAAAACAGGTCACAAGTTTCCGACCGGATTTCCAAGCCGCAGGGCGTGGCTTGACGTTCTCCTGACTGATGGATCTGGCACGCCTGTTTTTCAGTCAGGTCGGTGGAATCAGCAGACCGCGGAGATTGAGCATTTGGACGATCCGTTCGAACCGCACTACGATGTCGTTTCGGCCGAAGAACAGATCGTGGTTTACCAGTCCCTGATGGGCGACGTTGACGGGCAGTTGACGTGGACACTTCTCAGAGGCGCAGACTATCTGAAAGACAACAGAATTCCGCCGGCCGGGTTTGTCGTCGGAGGCGCGTTTTATGATAGCACCTCCATCGTTGGGGAGGCCGCCGCGGATCCCAATTTTAATCACGCGGCTGGTATCGAAGGCAGTGGCAGCGACAGAGTCGTGTTTCGAATCGGTGGCGTAAATCAGATGTCAACGTATTCATTATCCGCGCGACTGCTCTATCAGTCGCTTTCGAGATCGTTCGTAGATGATCTGTACCAGTACTCCGGCCCGCAGGTTGATCGGTTCAAGAGCTACTTCGATGAGACGGGCGGAGCTCCGGTCACTGTAGACTCACTGATGGTGGCCATAACCTCAACCTCAGTTGACCCAACTAAACGGCTACATCCGAGACTCGAGGTTGGTATCTATCCGAATCCGGTCTCGGATCGCGTAACGTTCGCGGTATCGGGAGCGGACGAGCCTGTCGAAGTCGTGGTCTTCAACCTGCTTGGACGGGAGGTTGCAAGGCTCGTCGGTACTCGTGATCCTGACAAAACGGTGAACATTGAGTGGGATGTACCGTCCTTGCCAGATGGCGTATACCTCTTTCTTGCCTCGTCCGGAACGTCGACGCACAGCGGCAAGATTGTGCTGCTGCGCTAGTAATGGGATGCATCTACAGAACGGTCCTCCGGTAGCGTCAGGGCCATAGAGAGGTGGTTGCACGCGGTACTCGGCATCCGTGAGAACCACAGGTTGGCGCGCATAGTGGAGTATCAACACGCGCGAGGTCGAGTCGGCAGGATCACGGTGATCGTCGCCACCATAAGCCGTAACGGATGCAATTCGGAGTCAGGACGCCACGTCACCACGTCAACGGTTCCACCTCGACGCTGACTCCCGGCTCAGGGTTCTCCATTTCCTCGGGTAGATGTATGATGCAGTCGGCGTGGGCAATCGACGAATAGATACCGGATCCCTGGGGGCCCGTTGGCACGACGAGGAGCGCGTTGTCGTCAGAATAACGCAAGTAGCCCCGGGCAAAATACTGTAAGCCGCGCACCTTCGTCATCGATTCGGCGAGTGTTGCGATTCGCCTGGGCCGCTCGACGGTGCTACGTCCCAGCATCCGGGCTATCGTCGTGCGAACGTATCGATCGAAACAGATCGAGGAAGAAACAGGATTGCCGGGTAAGCCAAATACAAGGGTCTCGCCGCGAACTCCAAACACGAGCGGCTTTCCTGGACGCTGTTTCACCTTCCAGAACAGGAGCCGCACGCCCAGGTTGTCGAGCACGTCCTTCACATGGTCATACGCGCCCACGGATACTCCGCCGGACAGAATGACGAGATCGTCCTCCAGGCTTGCAGTGAGGCACTCGTTCAATGACGAAGGGTTGTCGCGTGCGGTAAGTTCTCTCGCGACTCTGCCACCGGCCGACACGACCTGCGCAACCAGCGCGGGACCATTGGAGTTTCGAATCTGACCGCGCTCCGGTTGCCGGTCATGACGTACGAGTTCGTCTCCCGTGGCGATGATCGAGCACGCAGGCCTAACGCTCACGGGGACATCGCTACACCCGACAGCTGCCAGCATTCCGACGACCGGGGGCGTCACGATCTCCCCTCCACTGAAGATCATGTGCCCGGCGGCAACATCCTCGCCAGCGATGCGAATCGCGTGACCGACAGAAGGGGAACGCAGAAACCGCACGGGATCGTCACCCTCAGTCCACTCGACCGGCACCACGGCATCAGCGCCGCTGGGAATTGGCGCGCCAGTCAGTATTCGCGCGCACGTTCCACCCAGAAGCGAATCCCGGGGAAAGCCGCCAGCGCGAATCTCCTGAGAGACGGACAGTTCAACAGGCACTGTGTCTACTTCGCTGGCTCGAACAGCGAAACCGTCCATCGCCGAGTTATCAAACGGCGGGATGTCGCGCTCACTCAGAATCGAACTGGACAGCGTGCGTCCGTATGAGGAGTCGAGCGAAACAAACTCGGCAGACATGGTGCGCACGTGAGCCGCGATAATGGATTCGGCCTCGTCAACAGAGATGAACTCTTTCATGCAGTTCGGCAAGAAGTAGAAGGAATCTTTGCGAGCGAAAACTAGTCGAAGAGCGTTTCAATTGCTGTCTGGATCCGCCAATCAACCTTTGCTTTCTCGGACATATCACACGTGATCTGATCCGGCACGAGCTGTTACAGCCGTTTGCCCAACCGGGCGGGAATGCCTGGTATGGTGCGCAGGCGGCCACGCGCCTGGGCGCAAACGTGCGGGTCATCACGAGGATGGCACCTGATGATGTCCCGTCACTTACAAGGGAACTGGTGGCGCTGGGTGTGGAGGTCGAGGTCCTGTCCTCCTCGGCGACAACCACATTCGTGAATGAATATTGGAGCGGGAACCCGGATGGCAGACGACAGCGCCTGCTGTCCACGGCGACGGCGTTCGAATCGAGTGACGTTCCGGGCGACGCAGCGGTATATGTATTTGGCCCCTTGACCCTCGTTGACATGGAAGTGGAGTGCCTGGCAGCTGCCCCCAAAGACGCGCTCACAGCACTGGATATACAGGGACTTATACGCAGTAGCGACATTGGACCGGTTACGCATGTTCGAAATCCGGCGCTAGCGGACTACGTTCGACTCTCTACGATTGTGAAGGCGAGCAGAGAAGAGGCGCTGTCGGCTTCGAGAGCGACGTCGGTGCTTGAGGCGTTGGACTGGTTCAGGAACAAGGGTGCGCGTGAGGTGCTCTTGACGATGGGTCGCGACGGCTCCCTGGTCGCAACGCGAGATGGCGTTTACGACATTCCGGCCTATCGAGTATCAGACGAAATTGACACAACGGGCTGCGGTGATACCTATCTTGCCGCCTACGTGTTAAAACGCGTGGAGGGACTATGCCCGGAAGAAGCCGGGCATTTTGCTTCGGCCGTGGCGGGCTTCGTTGCTTGCGCTCACGGCGTACCGTCCATAACGGCCGGTAAAGCCACAAAACTTGTTTCTGGTGCGCGGGCGACGGACATTAGGCCTCGACTCCGACGATCTCACCCCGGCTCCAACCCAGAACACTCATCCTGAACCATATGGCGTCTTCTGTTCAGGTCAAAAGGACCCGGGAGATCGAAGGCCTTTCGAACCTCTACTTCATACACCCGATCAGCAGGGTGTTTGTCGGTTGGTTTGCACGCCTGGGCGTGACTCCGAATGTGGTTTCGATGTTCGGTATGGGGTTTGGTGTGCTCGCTGCCTGGGCGTACTTCCATTATGAACAATGGGAGTTGAGCGTTGCCGGCTTCGCATGCATGATCATGTGGCATATCATGGACGGTGCGGACGGGCAGCTGGCTCGCCTGACGGGACAGACAAGCGAGTTCGGCCGCGTCATGGACGGGGTCTGTGATCACCTGACCATCGTGCTCGTGTACGCCAGCCTGGCATTCGCGACGGCCCTTGAGCACGGAACCTGGGTTATCGCAGTGGTTGTCGCCGCTGGCATCAGCCATCTTGCGCAGTCAAGTGCGTACGAGTTTCAACGACAGATGTATGACCATTGGGTCTACGGAAAGGAAAGCGCCAGCTTCGTCAACGTCGAAGACCAGCAGGCGGAGATGGCCCGAAGGACCGGCATCTCGAAAGTCTTCGCCTGGATCTACTACGTGTATCTCAATATCCAGTATCGTTTTTCGTCCTACGACGGAGAACTTCTGACGCGGCTCGGTCAAACCAAGGACACCGGAGAGCCTGATTTCAGTCGAGCCAGAGATCTGTATCGCTCGGTGAACATCTCGACCATGCGTCATTGGTCGCTGATGAGCAATAATCCCAGGACGATTGCGATCTTCGCCGCGTGCATTGTGCAGCAGCCGCTGCTATACTTCATCCTGGAAATCACGCTGCTGAATCTCTTGTTCGCCTGGCTGCTGCACACGCAGAGAGAGCGGTATTCCGTTCTTAAGGCACGACTTGCTGAAATGAGCGGCGTCGAATCTGAGTTGGTCGCGGGCTCGACGTAGTGTGTTTTGGTGTCCTGCGGCATCCCTCGCCGACGTGCTTTGTCACGCTTCTGGCAAGTCGTTCAGCGGTATTTCTACGGCCTGCCGGCCACGAATCGTGGCCCCCTGTCGCGCAATCCGTCGCAACTGCTCAATTACGACCGGAATGCACCCGCGTCGTGATGCGACACACCTCAACATCCGCGGAGGGTCATCT is from Rhodothermales bacterium and encodes:
- a CDS encoding DEAD/DEAH box helicase — translated: MADKPSQPNKYVRVIDISARAVAAERARSAKEALEQSDGGLPPLTLDQLPRSVQAATERAGWASLTPVQEGAIPYLLERRDLIVQSRTGSGKTGAFLLPLSELLDPSIPEVQALILTPTRELARQVLEEFDRVQPRDGGQLRAALVYGGVKYAPQISALKDGAQLVVGTPGRVIDLLEQRHMSLANLRIFVLDEADEMLSMGFYPAMQVMQRYLPPVRNSYMFSATIPIRVQNLAEEFLSDPGFLGLSAGDESVATSQHRYYIVDPMAKNRSLIALIEMENPESAIIFANTKRDVEYLSAFLQNYGHDADGISGDLTQSAREAVMQRVKEGSLRFLVATDVAARGIDVSDLSHVFMYDVPENHEYYIHRSGRTARAGRTGTVIVLATLLEHSGLQSIAKRYGIELEKREIPTEEEVGECVSERMTILLEDAFRGRTRMEKERMKRFIPMTRQLAEEEPELLAMLVDRLYHEQLHRPDDMSGNDPPPRRAEPQRKPPRNKGRRDSRN
- a CDS encoding saccharopine dehydrogenase, with translation MNGREFDIVLWGASGFTGRLVAEYLVRKGSTRTLQIALGGRSRARIEEVRDALARIDPEALGLPLLVGDGLDRQFVNALAARSRVVCTTVGPYDLYGRPLVAACASAGTHYCDLTGEVPFIRDMIDAHHQSALASGAMIVHSCGFDSVPSDLGVMMLQDEMHRRTGLFCKEIILCLLSVKGGVSGGTVSSMLNFVESAIRDSDIRDLAHDPYALNPSELRYGPEAPDATGVRFNTLANCWTAPFLMGRINTRVVRRTNALLDDVWGREFLYSESVCYGSGRTGMMKAWGASTFFALLQLTVRLRLVRSLLKKTVLPKPGEGPSATRRAAGNFEMRLTGRTEDEMGEHLVISSRIRADTDPGYSETAKMLAESALCLAQDDLSCAGGVLTPAAAMGPSLLARLQEAGLRFEIRN
- a CDS encoding T9SS type A sorting domain-containing protein, producing MKAILLIPLAIVIGLSLTLSGDLPTQTSTLFAGSGRCESCHSASSDLTGAMRDTEGSDISPISLWRSTVMANAAKDPIWQAKVEAEVSVFPTLQSIIEDKCTTCHMPMARTEAIFSGAQSYAMADGLTDPLAMDGVSCTVCHQIQSGNLGLPASFSGGFAIDDRREIYGPYDDVQSAVMEASVNYSAVQGLHLTQSALCASCHTLFTPTIDNSGQPAGEIAEQTTYLEWRNSSYPDNNVQCQTCHMPEVEVPTAISTVPGMLPARSPFSRHYFVGGNRTLLEILKENGDEIGVTADTVLVDSTLARTVSQLRNRTAELKATYSWPNPDTLEVTLDVTNKTGHKFPTGFPSRRAWLDVLLTDGSGTPVFQSGRWNQQTAEIEHLDDPFEPHYDVVSAEEQIVVYQSLMGDVDGQLTWTLLRGADYLKDNRIPPAGFVVGGAFYDSTSIVGEAAADPNFNHAAGIEGSGSDRVVFRIGGVNQMSTYSLSARLLYQSLSRSFVDDLYQYSGPQVDRFKSYFDETGGAPVTVDSLMVAITSTSVDPTKRLHPRLEVGIYPNPVSDRVTFAVSGADEPVEVVVFNLLGREVARLVGTRDPDKTVNIEWDVPSLPDGVYLFLASSGTSTHSGKIVLLR
- a CDS encoding molybdopterin molybdotransferase MoeA, encoding MKEFISVDEAESIIAAHVRTMSAEFVSLDSSYGRTLSSSILSERDIPPFDNSAMDGFAVRASEVDTVPVELSVSQEIRAGGFPRDSLLGGTCARILTGAPIPSGADAVVPVEWTEGDDPVRFLRSPSVGHAIRIAGEDVAAGHMIFSGGEIVTPPVVGMLAAVGCSDVPVSVRPACSIIATGDELVRHDRQPERGQIRNSNGPALVAQVVSAGGRVARELTARDNPSSLNECLTASLEDDLVILSGGVSVGAYDHVKDVLDNLGVRLLFWKVKQRPGKPLVFGVRGETLVFGLPGNPVSSSICFDRYVRTTIARMLGRSTVERPRRIATLAESMTKVRGLQYFARGYLRYSDDNALLVVPTGPQGSGIYSSIAHADCIIHLPEEMENPEPGVSVEVEPLTW
- a CDS encoding CDP-alcohol phosphatidyltransferase family protein, with the protein product MASSVQVKRTREIEGLSNLYFIHPISRVFVGWFARLGVTPNVVSMFGMGFGVLAAWAYFHYEQWELSVAGFACMIMWHIMDGADGQLARLTGQTSEFGRVMDGVCDHLTIVLVYASLAFATALEHGTWVIAVVVAAGISHLAQSSAYEFQRQMYDHWVYGKESASFVNVEDQQAEMARRTGISKVFAWIYYVYLNIQYRFSSYDGELLTRLGQTKDTGEPDFSRARDLYRSVNISTMRHWSLMSNNPRTIAIFAACIVQQPLLYFILEITLLNLLFAWLLHTQRERYSVLKARLAEMSGVESELVAGST